The Rattus norvegicus strain BN/NHsdMcwi chromosome 2, GRCr8, whole genome shotgun sequence nucleotide sequence taagCGCATTTCATTATTATCTCTGTCCTTGAGAATAATTGGGACTTCTGCACGTGATCTTCACCAAAAGGCTGGGAAATTGATCTGAGGGACTTTATAGAGGGAATCATAAGAGGGCTGGTTATTCTTTGAGGAAACAATGACGTTGGTGGGAGCATCTGCCAAACATGGCTTCAGAAGCCATGACAACCTTGGTCCTCTTGCTCTGGTTTGATGACAATTGATTAAATGGAAAATGTTGAAATTTTTAGAGAGAGTACACAAGAATTCCCTGGATCAATTCTCACCTTCGATCTCTTTTTGCTTTACTGTGAGAGCCTGGTCTCTTTGTAGAAGTGCCTCAGCCACAGCCGCATTGGACTGAAGGTATTCCTGCAGAATCTCTTCAGCCTTAGGATCCCAAGAACACaggttaaaagaagaaaatggtgcatggatttgtttcttttgtctgtctctgcccttTTAATGCTGAGGTTCAAGTCTCCTTATCACAGCTACCACCAAGGCAGTTGTTAAACCTTCTCGAAGGTCATATAAGAAATGATAGGGACATTGAAACAAAGAGAGTTGCTGCCCTTCAAATGGAGACCCTTTCCCATTATTGGAGACACTAGAATTATGATTCTGTGTGGCCAAAAATGCTCAAGAATGATGCCATCATGAGGAGAGCAAATTAGAGGAATCTAAACAGAGCAAGAAAGGAGGGAATTGAAGGCAAGGATAATATATGACAAGGAGAAGAGATGACCTCGTTGGCACTCTTAGATCCTGTTTCCCTAAAAGCTAGCTTAAAGGCTAAACTTATAAAGTATAATTTCTACTTAAGCAACATGACCATTGTACTTCTGTCCTCTGCAAAACAAGGTGAACTCCAGCTGTAACCCAGAGTGAGTCACCTCATAATCCATGTTTTTTAACGCACTGCCTTTGATAAGCACTAGTACACATTTGATGTCATTAACAGACTCCCTTGGCAGTTTGTTGATGAGTTCAGAAGCCAAGTGATGCTCATATAAAGCCCCATATCCATGAGTAACAGCAGTTGGCCACAAcagtgttccaagcaggaaagcCAGTAGCCTGTCTGCATTAATAGATAAAGTTTCATAACCTGTATCCCCTTCTTGGGTTCCTGAAGATACTTTTTCTTCAGCTCTTCTCTCTTCTCAACATAGAGAAGATATCCTCCTGGCTGAGAATAAGCGCCATTTATCACTGCTTCTTCTAGAGGTCCAAAGATGTCCCGAAGTAACTCTGAGCAACGAGTTGATGATTTGTTCATATTCTCATTATTGATGCCATTCCACTTCTTTTCTAGTTGAGCCTTTAAATCAAAACAGGAGGCAAAATATAATAACAGGAATCTTAGTTCTGCCCCAGAACCTGAGGCAACTATCTATGGGAAGCCTCATCTTTTCTCTCACCCTGAGCTTTCTCGTGAAGCCCTTTCTCCAGGAAAGGAATTTAGTACAGTCACAACTACTTTTACAACACATGAAATAGTTTCAACTCAAAGCAGAAAAGTCATCGACATTAAGGAAATACATGTGATACAGTGTCTACCTGGCTACGTGTCATTGCTTTTGTTTAGTTTGATGGTAAACCAGTATGATGACAGGAGGCATCTTATGAACTTGGGATCTCAAATCATCTCTTACATCCATGTAATTAGAATGAGATTGTAAATTTGTGTATTTCAAAAGCTTCCAAATTCGAGTCCATAATGAGAAAGTTCATTTTTAGTAATTATCAAAAGATGACTGTCACCATCTATTAACAAGTGCCTCTCAAAATAAATGCCCAACATTTCCTCATAGTTTTCTGTATTTCACAGTCCTTATCTATTTAAACTTGACATAAATTTAccagtaaatcttttttaaatgaatggtCTTCATCTTTAAAGGAAGTCCTAAGAAAGATATCCTTGGCCTCTCTCTCACAGGTCCTGTGCAGGTCCAGCAGCTCCTGGAGGGTGTCCGTGGGCAGCTGCACTTTCTGACACATCTGCTGGTCATAGTGGGTGATGGCCTTTTGTATTGCTGCTGAGTTCTCTACTTTTGCCAAGGCCAGGACTGCATTCTCCATGCAGGGCAGATGCCCACTGCTGATGGCACTGATGTATGTGAGTACCAGTTTCTCTAGTCCTATATTTAGAAAACAGGCAATATTTCTTTCAGAGTGATGTAGTCTCCATGTTTTTTAGTTCTGGGCATGTCCAAAATCAATATGCTCTTCATTAGCACAAATATCAATCAGAAACCCACTAGCAATTGCATACTTCCAAGTTTGCAAAGCTCAGTATTGTCCagcaaaatgtttataaaatattaacaaaatgtTTTGCATCTGTGACTCTCAGGATCCATAGGTACTATCCTTTTATAGCTATTTAGCTCTCAAAATATGGGCATGTACATTGAATCTATACTCTCTAAAATCAACTTACGTTGAAACTAAACAGTCACCTATGTGTCCTTGGTGTCTAACTGGGCAGTGCAATTCTAGATTAGTCAGGAAATGATGTGGATAGAACCGCTTTGCTTTGAAATAAATCAACTTTTCAAAGATAGTGAAATTTTTAACATCAAAATTTAAGTGTTACTTAAGGATATCTGGAATTTAGAAAAAAAACTGTCAAAAATGAAGCAGGCAGTTGAATTTACCACCAAACAGTGTACGCTCTAAAGCTTCCAATAAAAACTGGGCAGGAGACTCACGAGCTCCATTGACCTGGATGCCTCCTGGGAGTCTTTTAGCCTTAGAAGAGCTGAAGATGAAAGAACAGAAGTTGGCCGCCTGTTGCAAAAATTCAGAATCCAACTCATCATCACGCAGGCTCTCCAGCTCAGAGAGCTTCTTCCACTCTGTGGGTGAGTAGAAGACAAAGCATTTCTTCTTGGGGAAGAACTTCCGAATACAGAGTCGGGGTAGGTTGTAGTTTCTATCTTCTTCACTGGTACCTAGAGAAAGtaaagatagacagatgatagatagatagatagatagatagatagatagatagatagatagttagatagatagagatagatagtagatatagtagatagatagtagatagtagatagacaaacagacagacagatggagacagaACTGGAGATGTAGCTATAGCCACACAgctagaattatgtttgtgcatAGTCTATGGGTTTCTCCTAATGAAAGTTCCTTCTGCTCTAAGCCTTTGGCAGTATGCAGCTCTACATGACCTACGAAAGGGATCAAAACACTCTGATCACAGAACACAATTAATGTGCCTATAACACAAGGGAATACTATAATTGAAATTAACATATTGATACAGATTCCGTGACCTACatttagaaataattccatgatCTACATTTAGAAATAATctgaaaatgaaatgtaaaatagGGAATCTTAACACATGAAAATGTTTCTGCTTTTGCCTGGCTATTATCCAATAAACAATCCAGGTACCTTGCTTGGGCTTCAGGGAATTGTCCAGGTACTCATCTGCTGTGAGcatttttccatctttttccAGCTTTACAGTCACGTCTCTCAGAGTCCACACAAAGTCAGGGAAGAAGCTCACAAACTCAGCTGAAGCCTCAACTCCATTGCTATGAGGAGAGGATGTTGTTCTGATCCGATCTGTCAGCTCTGTCACATATCTAAGAAGCTAAGGAATTGTGGATCAGCACGGTCCAAATCCTCACACTTATCTCATCTATTCCCACACTCTGGGTTGTTTTCTTCTGATCCAGTTATAAACCGATTCATAGGTGTATATCATGAACATTATCATACCCCTTTCCATTTTGATATATGTGTAATAATATATGGGCGTTTATGtctacacaaatatatatatgtatatatgtatatatgtatatatatatatataatttaagtcTACAGGATACATGGGCCACTGTCCTTTTAATAGGAGACTCAgtctttcagtctctctctctctcctctctcactctctcactttctcctttctcgtgtgtgtgtgtgtgtctgtgtgtgtgtctgtgtgtgtgtgtatgtgtgtgtatgtttatgctcTGTGCTACAAAAAGGATACTGCAGCTGGTCCATGGCCTGCTGGTTGATGGCTCCCATGCTGTTGTAGACAAAGGTGCTGCTTAGAAGAATAGCCAGGGCAAAGATCCAGCAGTCATTCTGGTTGTCGCCCTGGGAGTCAGAACATACGTAGGTAAAGGAGtatgtttgttttatgtaactTTCCAGATCAACTGTAAAAAGGGTATGTTCTAGAAGAATTAGGGAAAAAGTCCTATATAATATTTATGATCTATACAAGACatccaaattaaaataaaaatatgcaaagatATTGGCAATTTTGTGTGCATTTTTGTTTATAATGATTCTTGTTGATGCCATTTGCCTGTTTCTCCTGTAACCACTGTGTATTAATCACATAACTTTTCTATGATCCATCTTGTAAAATTTTTTCTCAACTCTGGTAGTTAAACTTAGACCCATGTcaggtaaataaaaataaaatggcattAGAAGCTATCTAGTGCAAGAGATGAGGGGATGAACTGAAAATGAATCCCACCATTCttactttctccacatctcccAGGCCCTCAGTGTCAAGCAGAACTAGGGTGTGGTCTGCCTTCCTGGGATGAGGCACACACCACATCCAGATGCCCGTGGTGTGGGACTGCACAGTGGAGCCCAGAGAGAAGCCTGCAGAGAAGAGAGGAATATTGTTAGTAGCAGCTGTTTTAAGAAACTGATAAAAAATTAGCACACTAGTGGCCAAGGCAGATAACTGTAACCAAAGTTTCAACAGCCACATAGCACGTGTGAGGCACATGTCCATCAAGCCTTGCACCAAGGATGCAGAAACAGTTGAATTCCTGTGGATAAAGCTATAAAGGTCAAGCATACGTTGCAGTGGAGATGCAGGATTCAGGAGGTGCCAGGGCTGTTGGGGCATGCATTGAGAAAGCTATTAGCACTGAGTGGAGTCAGCCTGCATGAGGTATAGGTTATGAAGCCTCCACCCATGCTGATGCTGGGTATGGAGCTCAGCCTGGTCTTTGCCTGGGTTTTATCCTTGTTTTGGCATGGTTTCTCCTTCTGACCAATTTATCTCTTCAGaatgagaatttttcttttgcaCTGTCATATATTGGAAGTATGTAAAAGATATTTTGATTTTCCTGGGGATCAAAACTAAAAGTCTTCCCtgaatctcagaaaagacatTCAATTTTTATATACTATAAGAAGTTTAGACTGTGAGGACTTTTGAAATTGAAGTCAATGGATTTTTCATTCTGAGATGGCCATGAGCCAGTAGGACCTAGAGGTAGAAGGTTATAGTTTGTGGGTTAGATATTCATATGTTTTAATACTTACTTGGACCCCAGTGGGTAACACCAGTGATTGGAGGTATGGACCTTGGAAGGAAAAGATTGGCTGGCAGAGGTAGGCTGGAAGAAGAGGACTTTGATGGTCAATAGCAACCCTAACTTGGGTCTTGTACTTCTTGTTGCCTGGATGTAATATGAGCAATCCATAAGCTTCCGCCACCATGGGTAGAGCTAGTGTGTTGACTCTTCCTTACTATAATGGACTGATAGCCCTTTAACTGTTAGCCAAAGTAAATCTTTCTTCCTAAAGTTGCTTCCCTATGGTATTTGATCATGGGAATATGCAGAATGCAACCTAAAATAATTACATgaactcaaaatatttttatatccaAGTTCATATTAGCATTAGTCATAGTGACTGAAAGTTTTGTGTACAAATAAAGGGATAACAAAATTATTATACCCTATGAGTACTGTGCGCTGAAAAAGAAGACTTGATGTATGTTCTAGTATTGTTAAATCTTGACACTAtcatgctaagtgaaagaagctaGTTACAAAGAGACACATATAAATTAATCCACTTATTTAATTTTCTCCATTGCAGTTAAATTTACAAGCACAGAATGTCAGATAATGGTAGGAGATGGGCAACTGATGGATTCAATTTCTCTGGAGGGAAATGAGATAGTCCTAGAGACACATGGGGGtgatagatacagaaaaatataaataaacttaCTACCACAAAActgtatattttgaaaatacttGTAAATTTTGTtagctattttaaaataatgcaaaaaCTTACATAGACAATGCAGATTACAGCTTTTAAATCTAGACACATGGTTTATATAAACGGCTCTACAAACATCTGAATaatgttttaaagtttattaGTATATAAATTAGCAATTGTATTACTGTTTTCATCTAGATATGGaatgatttatatttataaaagaaaaactataagCCACTCATGATGGTGCATGCCATTAGCCCaggcactctggaggctgaaaacaagaggatcatgagttcaaagacagcttgAGTTACACTgcaggatcctgtctcaaagacaaacaataaataaacaacaaactcAACCCATTATATACTTCACACTCTCATGCTAGAAGCTGAAGATGTGATTAACAAAGGGGGACCCATCACAGCTGTGTTAGTGACACTCACCTGTTTTCCTCCCAGCCAGCTTATTCATCAGGTAGGATTTGCCTGTGCGGTAGAGGCCTACAGTTGCGATCACTACCACAGGCTGTGTAATGGCCGACAGGATCTCCAGGGCCTTCTGATTGGCTCTCAGTTGTCCTTTCACATTCTCAATGAGGCACATAGGTTCTGGCATACAGGTCTCCAAAGCCATTTTTCAGGGTTGTCTCCTGTCTGTAAGACAAAAAGTGGGAGTAATTATAATTAGTCTTTAGCACCCAGAAGGGAAAGAACTAAAATTCTCCACAGTTTTGTATCAATAAGCTAGGTGAGTAAAAATATGCATTATGTTAGGAAGTTATAGGCTGGGGCCAGCACCAGCCTATTGATAGGGTGGCCTGAGATAGGAGATAAGGAGTCGCCAGTAAAAGAAGAGTGATATAGGTGTGATGGTCAGGAGATTCTTACAGCATTAGCTGACTGGCAATCAGATTAGATCATGATTTATATAGGTTCCACAGAACACagacagattatatatatatatatatatatatatatatatatatatgaagtacaGATTCTGTGTTTGACTTTTCAATACATGTCCAGGGTTACAAGTTCAGACACAATTAGAAAGTACGAatagaatttattattattattattattattattattagcctTATAACTCCAATTTAAAGAATCTAAAGAATATCTCCTCCAAAGCAAACATATTAGATATATGAAAGTCTGCTTTTAGCTTGGTAGTATTTACAGTTTTAAAACACTCCAGACAAACATATCTGAACTGGTGTTTTTATGAATAGCAAATATTAATACCTAATGCCTTTTACTATATTGTTTCATTGTCTATgctataaaataaaagtttattttaatcaACTTATTTTATTCCTAGTTGTATTCCTTCGACAGTATACACTGTGTGGCCCATTATCTTTAAACTACATTTTTCACAAAGCTATAAGCATGTTGTAAAAGGAGGCCTTGAATTCATAGCCAATTCTCCTGGCCAAACATAGTGTGTCAATAGTCTCTGGTTATCCTGCACCAGCTATACTGTTTGACTTTGCTTAGAGGTGAACACCCCAAGATTTCTGGAGTTGCCGTCCCATtatttgtatttgtcatgatctccAGAGCGTAGGAAGTCTTTGTTTGGTGCTTCCTAGACTCAAATATAATTTTCATGggaaaagacataaaatgaacaaTTAATGCAGAATCCCCAAGAATGCCACATGCTGAGACCAAAACCCAAAActcagagacagagtgacagcaATCACAGTATTCGGCTCAGCTCGCTGGAACTGTGCCAAGCAGCTGTGCTGGCTTCATGAATTTTCATTGTTTCCAGTGGATATGATTGTTCCAGTTATAAAACTATTAAGAGCTTTGTTTAAAATGATGAAGCAATGACTTAACATTCTACTGGTCTCACACTCAAATATTCCATGCAGTTTAGCATTGAAATttttccttattaaaaaatgtttattatacCCTTCATGAAAGCTAATACCAGCTATGCAGGCAAGATATACCCATTGGTGCAACAGTGACATTAGGCATGGGAATAGCCAACTCCTTTGTGATCCATGAGATAAAATACTTGGTACTATAAATTTCATCAAAGGTCCTGGGCTGGGGAGGTCATAATCCCTAGGACAGAACCTATCATTGTtgttctgctaaatggacatgcTGTCAACCTGCCTTCTAAATTCTTGTGCTTATTCCATAGATACGTGCTGCTCTCAATCTTAGACAGAGAAGCTTCCTTTGCAGTAGTTAGTACAGAGGTTCATATCTGGACAAACTGCTTTGAATAGAATCAATTAGAAATCTAGATCACCCCttcccaagactcaaggagcatcatgggaaagaggaggagaaagaatgttAGAATCCTAAAGATGGGCATTGGAAACACCGTCTTCTAGACACAATACCCCTTGTTCTCCTGAACTCATTTCGGCTAATGACTTGCAGAATATTGAGCCCATCAGTGCTGCACTCATCAGAGAAGGGAACAGGCCAGTACATGAGAAACTATTGGCAATTAATAGCTAGTGAGAGGAGGAACTGTTCTTCAGTGCTGCTTGTCCTCCAACAAGCAGCTGTATCCCTGCTTAGCGTTGGGTTTAAAGAGTCACCAATGTTCAAGGTATGGAGTTTAATGAAGACTAAAACAATTGTATTTCAATTTTACTAAAAAGGATTGCTTTATTAGAAATTAAAAACCCAAATGCAGGGCCCTATGCCTGTTTCAAAGCTCTTCTTCAACAGAATGAGTGTAAAGGATGCTCAGATATTTAGATTGTCATCTGTTTTACGAATTGCTTCAAAATGGCTATTTTAAGACTCCGTCAAAGAAGTGTGTATGAAATTAGAAAGCAAATACATGGTTGTGTTTTATGTCGTAATAGAATCCCCTCAAATCTTTACACAGCAGATTTTACTCATGGGCAAAATACTTGTTTACATATTAACAGTTGGACAAATACTCTcaaggtttattttgttttaattaggaGATTCTCTATTATTTCCTGTCTCCTCACCTTAATAGGAAGAGTTTTTATACACAAAATTACTTATTTAACTGTTTTATAAAACTATTGAGTGCCAGATAAGGCCTTTAAACATTCCTAATATCCATATCCATTACTGTTAAATGACACTATACTGGCTAGTTTCACATAAATTTGATATAATTTTGTGTCATTTAGAAAGAGGAATCCTTGATTGAGAAAAAATGCCCAACCAAATGGGTAAGTGGGAAAGCATGAGGTGAATtatcttgattgatgattgatataGTAGGGTCCAGATCACTATGGGCTGTGTCCCCTGGGCTAGTGGTCATGGTTCCTATAAGAAAGAGTAatcaagccatgaggagcaagccaataaggaATATTTctacatggcctctgcatcaacccCTGCTTcttggttcctgccttgacttcctcagTGGCGCCGGAGTATGACCTGAGAAttataagctgaataaatcctttcctatCTAACTTGCTTCGGgaaatggtgttttatcacagcaacagaatcttAGTGAATAGAGACACAGAGTAGATGTATATTTAATGATGTGCTTAGCAAACTGTGCCTATGCATGGATGTGCTGGAACGAGTAGCCTATGCAACTGAATCAGCTCCTCATCCCTTGACCTGTGTAAAACTGAAGAAGTGCTCTCCTGCTGGTGAAGGACTATCTCAGAGATTCGCAGAGGAAACTCTGTGTTCCTACTGTAGTTTACACATGCCTGGAAAACAGTTTCAGAAGATGCACATCTTAGCATGTTAGCCACCAAACAACTTGAAACACAAGTGTTAGCAACAACCAGTTGTGGGGCAGTATActgtgccaggaaacttggtaaggtcaAGTGGGATCAGAAACCCCAGTACTCTCATACATACAGACTGTAGGTGTTTCACCTACTCCCTACCAGGTTCCCGCCATGTGACCATAGCACCCCCCACCCAGAGAGCACTGTGATAATCAGTCATGTAGGGGCAGTGCCCAAATTGacctcaaaatgtatataaaaccCTGTCCTCAAGGAATAAAAGCATGAGAGTTATTTCATCAGAGATTGCCTGGGAGCATCTGTCATATAAGAGCTATGATACTTTTGGGGAAGAGAATTCTCTCCCAAGGCTTTCTCTGCTGGAAGCTGCCTGAGACTATCAcagtcacttcctcctcctcagtgGCCCTGGCCTTAGCTCCTAGCCACCACACCACCCCTGCTTGTTGGACTGGCTACTCCACAGCAGCACCACCACTGAAGGTCAACTTGCCCTTCCCATCAGGAAGCACAGCCCTTCAGCTTCTCCAGCAGGGCCAGATCAGACAGTCTCCTTTACACAGACCAATAACCAGTAAGTTCCAGTGGTCATGCCATCTGTGGTTTGTTAC carries:
- the Gbp3 gene encoding LOW QUALITY PROTEIN: guanylate-binding protein 1-like (The sequence of the model RefSeq protein was modified relative to this genomic sequence to represent the inferred CDS: substituted 1 base at 1 genomic stop codon); translation: MALETCMPEPMCLIENVKGQLRANQKALEILSAITQPVVVIATVGLYRTGKSYLMNKLAGRKTGFSLGSTVQSHTTGIWMWCVPHPRKADHTLVLLDTEGLGDVEKGDNQNDCWIFALAILLSSTFVYNSMGAINQQAMDQLQYVTELTDRIRTTSSPHSNGVEASAEFVSFFPDFVWTLRDVTVKLEKDGKMLTADEYLDNSLKPKQGTSEEDRNYNLPRLCIRKFFPKKKCFVFYSPTEWKKLSELESLRDDELDSEFLQQAANFCSFIFSSSKAKRLPGGIQVNGARLEKLVLTYISAISSGHLPCMENAVLALAKVENSAAIQKAITHYDQQMCQKVQLPTDTLQELLDLHRTCEREAKDIFLRTSFKDEDHSFKKDLLAQLEKKWNGINNENMNKSSTRCSELLRDIFGPLEEAVINGAYSQPGGYLLYVEKREELKKKYLQEPKKGIQAEEILQEYLQSNAAVAEALLQRDQALTVKQKEIEVERAKAESAQATVRILEEVEKKHAQMMKEKERCHQERVRQLTENMERERAQVVEEQERILNLKLQEQKRLIKEGLKEESLRLKNEIQLMEQRNREKEAESAEAAMKMLEDMYKMDQKKMAQKGESHQEHVKQLPEEKKESPECQAVMAPGTMKAPMCLVENKNKQLFVNPRAIHILNNISQPVVVVAIVGMYRTGKSYLMNCLAGQNNGFPLGCTVXSETKGIWMWCVPHPTKPSHTLILLDTEGLGDVEKGDARNDAWIFALAVLLSSTFVYNSMSTINNDALEKLQYPSKIQCSIFYCGT